AATGCCCCGATGGTGCTCTTTGTACGAGATCCTCCTTCCTCAAATTGGTCCAAGAAGTAGAGACAAAGGGAATGGCAAGTTTCATTGCAGCATCAGTAGGCATCGCAAGTCAACTAAGCCTCCTTAGGCATTACATTGGTGCATATATAATAATTTCACCCATAAGATTTTCCTCATCTTTGGTTACAAGAAAATCCGTggaaaggaaaagcaaaagtagaagtttatatatacatacatacatacatacatataaagaTATTTTGAAGAAAAACAAGCTTTCCATCCAGGCAGACCCTAGTCAAGCACCTCCACCGAACTAAAAAGGCAGAATAACCATAATATAGTCATTTGACTGCAATATGTTTTCACACTTTGCTCGGTATTCAGGCACTAAATGAACTAAATTCTCCAGGCTAATTCAAATTATTGCTATGGCTATGTATTGGGAATCATGATACCAGGGGGCAAATCACAGAGGAATGAAGAGGATTTGAGAGCAAATTCCAGTGGCTTCTCTTTGAAAAGATTGTGTGTTTAAGAGGCGCCATACAACATCACCCGATCGCTCGTTATTCAAACCCAACTGAATCGAAGACATCTTTTGTACGAGGACAAAGCCATCAAAGATTCAAActttatgaattcatgaaagAAGGATCATGCCACAAGAGTCCAGACATTTCCAAAGCTCTATTTGGACGTAAAAACTCTAGATTCCCTATTAGGAAGGCCCTGGCTTGGTTCTCCATTGAAGGAAGAGTTCGGATCCTCTGTGGAGAGcggagtaaaaaaaaaaaaaaagtgggctCCATCAAAAAAAACTCCATGCTCTCCGTCTCCTCCGATTCCCCCCAATGCCACGTGGTTTTGAGGTGCGGGCCCACCGTCATTCAGCCACATGTCAGCCTCTAACAAGccgataaaaataaataatgtgtTGGCGCAAGTAGAGAGGCATTTTTATCGTTTTTGGGAGGAGAGGAGCACCTTCGCGTCCTTCTCCGGCACAAGAATTTCTTTAATTTCTATCTCATcaaaaacttaaataatttatttttttaaatatattttttttttctaaatatatatatagttatataaatatttttacaaaattgCTCTTTACACttgtatttttaaaaaaaattttgtttgtATAGTTATTTTAAAGTTACTATAAaaatatttcagtcattttaaatttaaatttatttatatggatatatatttaaaaaatataaatataaaataagtaatttatgagggtatatatgtaaataataattttactagaatatttatataattttgtatACTTTAAAAGATATATCTTAAAAAACTCAATAATTTAAATGATAAGTATTGTTCAGAAATGATCCAGACCTTCCAATATTCTTGTAAAATGAATCCAGcccatttgttttattttatttttgaaagagTCACCAACCACACAAATCCttttcaaatttattttattttattacccTTCATATATTCCAACTCCAGAATTTATTTGAAGTCTACATAAAATATGCCAGCTCCTCTTCCAACTCAACCGTCAATTGATTGTTATCGAAGCTAATCCAACTGTCAATTGATAGTTAGATACAACCCATCGCCACAGCAGCGTCTGTAACCAACCAATGGCTCCAGGCGGACTCTATCTTCCTCACTTGTAACTGCATCCTTGCCATCTATTGGTCTATCATTGGCTCATGGATACGAAACTAGATCTTAGTCAAACTGTCAAACAGAAGTACCGCTCTGCTCTGTAATGTAATATCTACTTAATAAATTGTGCTATGATGTAAACAAAAACTCATATGACATgcatttttatttcttatttccaaaCTTATGGTTTTACCATGGAATGATATATATACGTactctgtgtgtgtgtatatatatgtatgtgcgtatgtatgtatgtatcaacTCATGTCTACCGCTAGTGCTCTTTCGCTTTCTCTATATATATTGTTCACATCAAGGTGTAAAATTATAACTATTTTAACAATTTTGGATCCCTACATtacattatatttataataatgagaaaataataaaagtataacaaATTATTTTGTATTAAAGTGACCGATTATAATGCAAAAAAATGGCCATTatgttataaattttatttttaaatttggaATACTGCACCATGATTGGCAACCTAAAGATAATAAATTTCAACTGGGTGAGCATCGGTTTGGAAAATAACACTTTGTTTGTAATTAGTTATTTTTGATTATAATGGCTAACAAATAGTATAATGgtcattattttaatattgaaaaagttgaaaTCATATATTTTAAGGTAAATATGGACATTGCATTATCTCTTCATTCCTTAAACATCTTCAAACCTATCCAAAATTAGATATCTCACCAACTGCCACCGTTCGATCATCATCTCGTGGCTGACATAAACATCTGAACACTATCGACCTCTTATTCTTAAACTTGTTTTAATGCACTTTAGCCAATTATCTCTCGAAATAAACTTTAGCCAACGATAACAACAGGATAAGTAACAGAAATTTCGTtaccaagtttttttttaaacaaactcCTCCCCACTTCTTTGTTAAGATAAGAAATAAGGgaggagaaaggaagaagggttTTACAATTTACACGCACATACATCCACCATGTCCAACGTCCCACCGGCTGGATTCTTCGACGCCGAAGAAACCCAATCGAGATACGACTTCAAGACCCAGTTTCTGACCACGGTCCTCCTCTGCCTCGTCTTCGTCGCCGCCCTCGTCGTCTTCCTCCACTTCTGCGGTTGGTACGTCCTcggccaccgccgccgcctccccgcCCCGCGCACCTCTATTGTCAGCCTTTTCCGTGTCGGGCCCGCCACTGCTCCGAAGCCCGGCCTCGATCCCTCGGCCATCGCTGCACTACCGACGGTTCCTTACCGAAGAACTATCAATGGCGAAAACGACGGGAGCGATGCTGAGTGCATAATTTGCTTGATTGTGATAGAAGAAGGCGAGAGAGTCCGGCTGCTGCCAAGCTGCAGGCATGTCTTCCATGTCACCTGCATCGACATGTGGTTGAGTTTTACTTCTACATGTCCCGTTTGCCGGGCCGTGGTGGAGCCAGCACCGACGGCGGTCACGGTGGAGCCAGCACCGCCGGCGGTCACGGTGGAGATTGGCGAGTCATCAGCCTCACAACCGGGGACGTTAGAGTTAtcgggtggtggtggtggttccGAGAGCACATCAGGGTCGAAGGAAGCTAGGAGACCTCAAGGAGAGCGGCTCGATGTCATCGCGGTTTAGCGCATCGTTTCGGAGGATGTACATGCTGAGGTCCGCAGAAAGGAGAACTACAGGGGATGGAATTGAAGATTTGGAGAGGCAGTAGTACAATTTTTCGTATAATGTTTCTTAAATTCCTTTTTTCCCTTTCACTTTAATTGCTTCtcgttttttctttctttctttcttttttcccttttggaAAAGATTTATGTGGATAAATATACATGAAAGCATAAACACTAAATTGTTTATGGAGAAAGGAATAGAACACATATTTTGTTAGCATTGGATCAACTTCTCTTGAGATATTAAAAgggctttctttgtttttctttctccttttactCCTCGCATTCTGTCTTAAAGAGATGGAACTTGTCACATGGTTCTACTGGTTGGTAGGTGAACGTGGGACCATGAGAAGGACAGTGGAAGTTTCAAAGGGTTTGGTAGAGGAGGGGACACGCCACCTTGGAGActtttctttgatgatttcGCATGGTTTAATCTGTTGCAGGTTCTGGCGTTTTTACTTTGTTGAGGTGAGGCCTTGACTATTCCGGCTCTTCAGCAAATATGATTGAAGAAATAATGAGCAAGTGGTTACCCACGCTGATGTCCTTCTGTTATATATCGCCATAATATGACTGGTTCTTCCTTTATATAAatgtgcatttttaaattattcaAAGTATTAATCTAGAAGTTCCACATGCATGTTCTAGTCATTGTTTGCTACGTACCGAGGCCACCATGATATGTCGATCAGCAGAGCATTGGGTACTTCAACCTCTGCAGGATATGTTTCAGGTTACTTTTGTTGATGAGTTGAAATCTTATGTTTGGCAGAGAGATTTTTCCAGAGTGATGTTTGAATATGGAGTTGAGTGCTGAAAGGATTCAGTTTTATATCTAAGTTCGGTTTGATTACGAGTGATAGCTTGTTTCTGTTTAGTAATAAGTAATGTGACATATCGGAAAAAATTGCTCGACTTTATAATGAAGGGGATTGCTCTGCATATGTTTATAGCTTATTACAATTTTTCATTCTAAATTTAACATGTACCTAGGAGCTCTTTTCTCGATCGGTTGCCGATGCATTTATCTGGATTAAAGAAATATTGTTAGTATACTTAAATGCTCACTTGGGATTCAAGAATTCAATTCTGGAAGGACAAAAAAGTTAAACTGCTTTGTTTTCTAAAGGTATACCGACTGCATGATACGCTGTAGCATACGGACCCATAGGCTTTACTTGCCAATATTTTTTCAATATGTTTTGTGTTTTTATCGATTGGCGCATAAATATTTTGTGCATTAAAGCAATCTTACCTTCAAGGAAGAGGTAGAATATATTGATGAATAGCACAAGGCAGTTTTTATAAGAAGTCAAAGGTTGGCATGAAAGGGGTTTGGAGACTCTTACTTATCAGGCTTTCACAATTGTTTTGAGTGATGGCCGGTTGCTTGGTCTGTCTACCTAGGTTCCTTAGAGCCTACCTAGGTCTCTTAGAGCACgtagtttcttcaagattcaCATCTTCATGTCGATGATAAGCTCTTTACATGGGAGAACTTGCGTGGAAGAAATCGGACCATGCAATGGGGAATGTCAATCTTCCATGAAAAAATATAGTTTGGAGAGTCTTGTGGTCGCGTTGAAAGCATATTCTTCACAGTAGACTACGTGGGGGGAGAGCCGAGTTTACAACTACATGCATATAGGGTAAAATTTTAAACGTTTTCTCTTCAAActagagaagaaagaggagaaaacgTTCCTTCAATAAGGAGGTATCCTCCTCTCTTCAGCGCCTAATTAGGGAATGAAACTTTTACGGTCCAGACGGTCAGGgccaaagaaagagagagagagagagagagagagagagaggctaatCTAGGGATGATACTTCTTCATTGACTCCAGTATAGGTGTCCAGCCATCCACTTGCATTGATTTAGTTAGACTCTGCCAGTTGTATTGCCATCCACTTGCATTGACTTAGACTCTGGTAGTTGTCTAGCATTTCCTTGTATCTGGGTGGCCTCTTTCTTGGTTGTCTATTGGggtgattaattttttttaatgttgtaGGCGAGACCAAGCCCTAGACAGGAGAAATTATACCACACGCACACTGATGCATCTCAGGAACAAATCGAGACAAGATGCACCAGAGATGAATGCATGATGCATGAGACCTATAGGAACTAAGATGTGTGATTGGCATGGTGCACCGCCATATGGtgtagaatataatttttttagataGAGACATAAATAGATAGGGTAAGGACCAAGTCAAGATTACTCAACTCGCTGGAACTTTGTAGGCCCTTAGCTTTCCTATTTCAAATCAGAGTCTGCTAGTCGAACCTGATTATAAAAAACTAGACTTGAGCCCAACTGGCCTCACCTAAGTcggttttgtattttgatctatggatcataatattattttgcatGATTTAATCAGATTAGGATATGGTTTTGGGGTGGGTGATTTGGAAATATATCCAGCATGCCCTCTAAAATATCCATATAATTCAGTATTTAGTTTGTAACCTTcatctaatcacaattcaaatCCCAAAGTTTATCCTATTTATGACTTCGCAATCCTTGTAAATTGGTAATTAATcaataattttaatctaatcatGATGAAAATGTAAAATGCCCTATAATATATGTCTTAGCATATACAATTGTTACCTTTTATAGACATATACTATATATGCAACATAACATATACCATGGATAATATTGGGCCAGGTCAATATTAGATTAGGTCAGGGTCGACCAAAATAGCTTTAGAGGCCTGGCCTATTGGGCCCCAACCGCCAGTCCTAGCAACTTTATCAACCGAATAATACATAATTATTCAAGAAAACAATCTGAGGCCAATCATCTTTATCAATCCTATATGATAGTCAATAATTGGACTCGCTGTACAAATAAGCTGAGCCGGACCTGTAGTTGGTCTACTAATTGAAATAGCAATTTGAACGCCAACTTCTCATGCATATGAAGCAATAGGTCATGCATGGACCGAATGCCAATATAGCTAGAGCTTTTTTGTGCAATATACTCTCGTTTTGTAGTTAAATTACGAGTATTCTACTTTTCTATAATACAAGCAGTAGAAAATTCCTACAACTTTGGTAAACTTTAACGGACTCGATTTGTTAATATTTTTGTTTAAGATTAATATTTAACAAGCCCAATTActtaatatttgtatttataattAATAATGCCGATGTATTGGATGGATGGAGGTCGGCCGTGGAAGAAGCGCACTAGGGTCCGTCTGGTTCCTCTTTCGAGCGGTATCGAAACACCAGTTTCGCGACACCCAATTTCATACCCGCCCACAAAACAAGTGGCGAGGGCCCAGATGTCAAGTGGAGACGCGAAGTCGAGAGTTCTCATAAGAGcccctttttttatattttttccccATCCCGTTCCGAAGGCGAGGCAATTCAAAATGCGACGACAGAGCGGGCTTCTTCCATTCTCCCCACCCACCAGAAGAAACCCTTCATCTCCCATGGTCTGAAGAAATACAACCCCAACCCCATGGCCTCCTCTTCCGCTCCTTACATTCCCCTCCTCGATTCTCCAGAAAAAACCCTCGCCAAGCGCAAGAAAGATCCCGCCTCCGTCCAAGAAAAGCTCGCCTTCCTCGCCCGCGACCTCCGCCCGGTCCCCTTCTCCCCTGCCAAACCCCtcgcctccctctccccccacgAGCCACTCCTCCGCGCCCTCGGCCTCTGGGACTTCGCCCGCCTCCCCCTCGACCGCGCCATCCGCTCcgacctcctctccctcctcatCGCCCACTACGATCCCCGCACCCACCGCAGCCTCGTCCGTAATGCCCGCGTCGCGCTCGGCCGCGCCGCCTTCGCCCGTGCCCTcgccctccccctctccctccctgtagagaaagaagaggagttTAACGCCGAGCTCTTCTCGGGTAAGGCGGCCGTTGCGACCGTCATGGATTTCATGATGAATTGGATTGTCTTTCTCGATGATGCTTGCGTTCTGCCAGCGGAGGTGGTCGCCGCGACTCGGCTGGTGAAGGACGGGCGGCCGCAGAAGGTGGACTGGGCTGGGTTGGTGTGGGCCATGGTGGAGAGGGAGATATTGGATGCCCCGAGGGCCGGGCGGTGCTACTACGCCTCGCACCTGCAGTGTTTGATGAAGCGCCAGCGGCCCCAGCTGTTCGAAGAAGAGGGCGAGCCAGAGATGGACATGGAGTTGGAGCAAGAGATTAAGGTCGGTCTGGTTGAGGATGAAGATTGTGCTGGCAATGCCGGACCGGAGTTGGGTCTGGAGAATTGTGGTCTCAGGTCGACTTTGAGGCTCTGCAGGGATGTGGATGCTGGGGATGGTGTCAAAGAGGAGCCTTTGGATTTGGAAAGGAAGGATGTGGGTGTTGACGATGTGGGTGTGAAATGTGAGAATTTGAACAAAGGAGAAGAATTTTTA
This portion of the Phoenix dactylifera cultivar Barhee BC4 chromosome 11, palm_55x_up_171113_PBpolish2nd_filt_p, whole genome shotgun sequence genome encodes:
- the LOC103709527 gene encoding RING-H2 finger protein ATL39-like; translated protein: MSNVPPAGFFDAEETQSRYDFKTQFLTTVLLCLVFVAALVVFLHFCGWYVLGHRRRLPAPRTSIVSLFRVGPATAPKPGLDPSAIAALPTVPYRRTINGENDGSDAECIICLIVIEEGERVRLLPSCRHVFHVTCIDMWLSFTSTCPVCRAVVEPAPTAVTVEPAPPAVTVEIGESSASQPGTLELSGGGGGSESTSGSKEARRPQGERLDVIAV
- the LOC103709528 gene encoding uncharacterized protein LOC103709528, which encodes MASSSAPYIPLLDSPEKTLAKRKKDPASVQEKLAFLARDLRPVPFSPAKPLASLSPHEPLLRALGLWDFARLPLDRAIRSDLLSLLIAHYDPRTHRSLVRNARVALGRAAFARALALPLSLPVEKEEEFNAELFSGKAAVATVMDFMMNWIVFLDDACVLPAEVVAATRLVKDGRPQKVDWAGLVWAMVEREILDAPRAGRCYYASHLQCLMKRQRPQLFEEEGEPEMDMELEQEIKVGLVEDEDCAGNAGPELGLENCGLRSTLRLCRDVDAGDGVKEEPLDLERKDVGVDDVGVKCENLNKGEEFLAMRTDPVHKKVMLDNGPSAVFLFWNYCMGVAGEVNYDDDARVFDCIVQQKRMQSRRSCEHTQPPVDACMDQVQDWMVKAKMMYLKKKQECMKAHLELQHLNQMLQQKDQIIWSLEKKREEEMKKRKLEACQFDHELRAIGHLVHDYRKALKKTRSAFAEYRKRFPEGDKPLYKDACGTGGAAVSTRELEMQSMKKEAEMRHVAAKMINDFQKVWFAKLGGYAKWATELATRLVNLKGETKILQERFAIHDLETMIQ